The window ATTTCTTTTTCAATATCCTTGTACATATCGTTCAGGATATCTTCCTCAATTTCTCTGTGATGACAGGTTCCTTTATTGATCTGTGATACAATATACGTCTCCAGATACGGATACTGAAGGCTTGTAGAAAGGCTGCTTTCTATGAATTTGCTGATCTTTTCTTTAAAAGGGAGATCAGAAATCTGAATGATCTTCGATTTTTCCTGCTCTACTCTTTGCGCTTCATCAAAGATGATCTGGATCAGCTTATCTCTCGAGCGGAAGTAGTAATTAATAAGGGTCCTGTTCACTCCTGCTTCATCTGCAATCTCCTGCGTAGTAGCATCAAATTTTCCTTTCACAAAGAATAAATTCTTCGCTGTCTCCTTGATCAATTCCTGTGTTTGGTCTTTTTTTGCTTGATTTGACATTTTTGTTAAACAAATTTGTGCAAATGTAGAGTAAAATTTATTTTTGACAAAATTGTTAAACAAAAAAATTAAACATAATTGTCATGACATCCATCATGTTTTGCATTTTAAAATGAATAAAAAAGGATCATTCCATAAAAGATTACGGAAGAGCATTATTTGAAGGGAAAGCTGATACCAACACACTCTAAACAGGCAGTCATAAAAAAACGGGCAGAAATTTCTGCCCGTTTTTTATGTTATAATAATTTGATTTTATCTTCGAGAATATCAATCACCTTATCTTTATAAAGTCCTCCGATTGCTTTTTTGAAGTTTTTCTTACTCATCTGGAGTTCATCTTTAATTTCTTCAGGAGAAGATTTATCGGATACGTACAGAAGCCCATAGTTTTCTTCCAGCTTGTTCAGAATCTTTTGTTTGAACTCGTCTATATTTTCAAACCCTTCCGGCTGTAAAGAAACGTCTATTTTTCCGTCTTCACGAATTGTTTTGATGTATCCTTTTTCTTCGGACAGGGGATAAAGTTTTTTGAAAACATCAGAAGCATAGATCAGACCAATATATTGTTTGTTGATGACAACATTCCAGCCCAGTTCGCTTTCGTTCATCATGATCAGATCTACCTTGTCGCCTTTTTTGAACGGAAGCTCATCGTACTGAGGATTTCTTTTGAACTTTGTAGTACCGGTAATCAGTTCCATAT of the Chryseobacterium aureum genome contains:
- a CDS encoding TetR/AcrR family transcriptional regulator, encoding MSNQAKKDQTQELIKETAKNLFFVKGKFDATTQEIADEAGVNRTLINYYFRSRDKLIQIIFDEAQRVEQEKSKIIQISDLPFKEKISKFIESSLSTSLQYPYLETYIVSQINKGTCHHREIEEDILNDMYKDIEKEMELGNIEKMAPVQFILNMVSLLVFPSAIRPLFMENLLINDEEYDKIISERKEIIINMLFKN
- a CDS encoding CvfB family protein, with amino-acid sequence MQLGKTQTLTISEKINSGWILVDEAGEKAFLPKIFIQDEKEEGEEVEVFVYQDDDKLKATTEIPLAEVGEFAVMSCVQSLPSGAFMDWGIIKDLFIPYKQQKTKIVEGKRYLVYIYVDEDMELITGTTKFKRNPQYDELPFKKGDKVDLIMMNESELGWNVVINKQYIGLIYASDVFKKLYPLSEEKGYIKTIREDGKIDVSLQPEGFENIDEFKQKILNKLEENYGLLYVSDKSSPEEIKDELQMSKKNFKKAIGGLYKDKVIDILEDKIKLL